A stretch of the Bubalus kerabau isolate K-KA32 ecotype Philippines breed swamp buffalo chromosome 11, PCC_UOA_SB_1v2, whole genome shotgun sequence genome encodes the following:
- the RNF103 gene encoding E3 ubiquitin-protein ligase RNF103 isoform X1 — MWLKLFFLLLYFLVLFVLARFFEAIVWYETGIFATQLVDPVALSFKKLKTILECRGLGYSGLPEKKDVRELVEKSGDLMEGELYSALKEEEASESVSSTNFSGEMHFYELVEDTKDGIWLVQVIANDRSPLVGKIHWEKMVKKVSRFGIRTGTFNCSNDPRYCRRRGWVRSTLIMSVPQTSTSKGKVMLKEYSGRKIEVEHIFKWITAHAASRIKTIYNAERLKEEWNKSDQYWVKIYLFANLDQPPAFFSALSIKFTGRVEFIFVNVEKWDNKSYMTDIGVYNMPSYILRTPEGIYRYGNHTGEYISLQAMDSFLRSLQPEVNDLFVLSLVLVNLMAWMDLFITQGATIKRFVVLISTLGTYNSLLIISWLPVLGFLQLPYLDSFYEYSLKLLRYSNTTTLASWVRADWMFYSSHPALFLSTYLGHGLLIDYFEKKRRRNINNDEVNANNLEWLSSLWDWYTSYLFHPIASFQNFPVESDWDEDPDLFLERLAFPDLWLHPLIPTDYIKNLPMWRFKCLGFQSEEEMSEGSQDIENDSDSESTDTLSSEKEVFEDKLSIIHSSPGRASHCDAEACSCANKYCQTSPYERKGRSYGSYNANEDMEPDWLTWPADMLHCTECVVCLENFENGCLLMGLPCGHVFHQNCIVMWLAGGRHCCPVCRWPSYKKKQPYAQHQPLSNDFPS; from the exons ATGTGGCTGAAGCTTTTTTTCTTGCTCCTCTATTTTCTGGTCCTTTTCGTCCTGGCCAGGTTTTTTGAGGCCATTGTGTGGTATGAAACTGGCATCTTTGCCACCCAGTTGGTGGATCCGGTGGCGCTGAGCTTCAAGAAGCTGAAGACCATCCTGGAATGTCGGGGGCTGGGGTATTCGGGGTTGCCCGAGAAGAAGGATGTCCGGGAACTGGTGGAAAAGTCAG gtgACCTGATGGAAGGTGAGCTTTATTCCGCACTCAAAGAAGAAGAAGCATCTGAATCTGTTTCTAGTACCAATTTCAGTGGTGAAATGCACTTCTATGAGCTTGTAGAAGACACAAAAGATGGCATCTGGCTGGTTCAG GTCATCGCAAATGACAGAAGTCCTTTGGTGGGTAAAATCCACTGGGAGAAAATGGTGAAAAAGGTGTCAAGATTTGGAATACGTACAGGCACATTTAACTGCTCCAATGACCCCAG ATACTGCAGGAGAAGAGGCTGGGTTCGATCCACACTCATTATGTCTGTTCCACAAACGAGTACTTCCAAAGGGAAAGTCATGCTTAAGGAGTACAGTGGGCGCAAGATAGAAGTAGAGCACATTTTTAAGTGGATAACTGCTCACGCAGCTTCTCGGATCAAAACCATTTATAATGCTGAACGcttgaaagaagaatggaataaaAGTGATCAATATTGGGTAAAAATATACCTATTTGCAAACCTGGACCAACCGCCAGCTTTCTTCTCTGCACTAAGCATAAAGTTTACTGGAAgagttgagtttatttttgtaaatgtggAAAAGTGGGACAACAAGAGTTATATGACAGATATCGGTGTCTATAACATGCCATCATACATACTTAGAACTCCTGAAGGAATTTACAGATACGGAAACCACACAGGCGAGTATATATCTCTTCAGGCCATGGATTCATTTTTGCGCTCCTTACAACCTGAAGTAAATGATTTGTTCGTTTTGAGCTTGGTTCTTGTTAACCTTATGGCTTGGATGGACTTATTTATCACACAAGGAGCTACCATCAAGCGATTTGTGGTTCTCATAAGCACTTTAGGGACCTATAATTCTCTTTTAATTATCTCCTGGCTACCTGTGTTGGGCTTTTTACAGCTCCCTTACTTAGATAGCTTTTATGAATATAGCTTAAAATTGTTGAGATATTCCAATACCACCACATTGGCTTCATGGGTAAGGGCAGACTGGATGTTTTATTCCTCACACCCAGCCTTGTTTCTTAGTACATACCTTGGACATGGTTTACTAATCGATTACTTTGAGAAGAAGAGACGGCGCAACATCAACAATGATGAAGTCAATGCCAATAACTTAGAATGGTTATCAAGTCTATGGGACTGGTATACCAGCTACCTCTTCCACCCGATTGCTTCTTTCCAGAACTTTCCTGTAGAATCTGATTGGGACGAAGACCCTGACTTGTTCTTGGAGCGATTAGCTTTCCCCGATCTTTGGCTTCACCCCCTGATACCGACTGATTATATAAAAAACTTGCCAATGTGGCGATTTAAATGTCTTGGATTCCAGTCTGAAGAGGAAATGTCGGAGGGTTCTCAAGATATTGAGAATGACTCAGACAGTGAGAGCACAGACACTTTGAGCAGTGAGAAGGAAGTATTTGAAGATAAACTGAGCATCATTCACAGTTCTCCAGGAAGAGCAAGTCACTGTGATGCTGAGGCTTGTTCCTGTGCCAATAAATATTGTCAGACCAGCCCTTATGAAAGGAAGGGGCGGTCCTATGGATCATATAACGCTAATGAAGATATGGAACCTGATTGGTTAACTTGGCCTGCTGATATGCTGCACTGTACTGAATGTGTTGTATGCCTAGAGAATTTTGAAAATGGATGTTTGCTAATGGGGTTGCCTTGTGGTCATGTGTTCCATCAGAATTGCATTGTGATGTGGTTAGCTGGGGGCCGACACTGTTGCCCTGTCTGCCGGTGGCCTTCTTATAAAAAAAAGCAGCCATATGCACAACACCAGCCCTTGTCAAATGACTTCCCATCTTAA
- the RNF103 gene encoding E3 ubiquitin-protein ligase RNF103 isoform X3, whose amino-acid sequence MWLKLFFLLLYFLVLFVLARFFEAIVWYETGIFATQLVDPVALSFKKLKTILECRGLGYSGLPEKKDVRELVEKSGDLMEGELYSALKEEEASESVSSTNFSGEMHFYELVEDTKDGIWLVQWLASVKWLLGLKEQSLAGQLRRLR is encoded by the exons ATGTGGCTGAAGCTTTTTTTCTTGCTCCTCTATTTTCTGGTCCTTTTCGTCCTGGCCAGGTTTTTTGAGGCCATTGTGTGGTATGAAACTGGCATCTTTGCCACCCAGTTGGTGGATCCGGTGGCGCTGAGCTTCAAGAAGCTGAAGACCATCCTGGAATGTCGGGGGCTGGGGTATTCGGGGTTGCCCGAGAAGAAGGATGTCCGGGAACTGGTGGAAAAGTCAG gtgACCTGATGGAAGGTGAGCTTTATTCCGCACTCAAAGAAGAAGAAGCATCTGAATCTGTTTCTAGTACCAATTTCAGTGGTGAAATGCACTTCTATGAGCTTGTAGAAGACACAAAAGATGGCATCTGGCTGGTTCAG TGGCTTGCATCTGTCAAATGGCTGCTTGGGTTGAAAGAACAGTCTCTGGCAGGACAACTGAGAAGACTGAGATAG
- the RNF103 gene encoding E3 ubiquitin-protein ligase RNF103 isoform X2, with translation MEGELYSALKEEEASESVSSTNFSGEMHFYELVEDTKDGIWLVQVIANDRSPLVGKIHWEKMVKKVSRFGIRTGTFNCSNDPRYCRRRGWVRSTLIMSVPQTSTSKGKVMLKEYSGRKIEVEHIFKWITAHAASRIKTIYNAERLKEEWNKSDQYWVKIYLFANLDQPPAFFSALSIKFTGRVEFIFVNVEKWDNKSYMTDIGVYNMPSYILRTPEGIYRYGNHTGEYISLQAMDSFLRSLQPEVNDLFVLSLVLVNLMAWMDLFITQGATIKRFVVLISTLGTYNSLLIISWLPVLGFLQLPYLDSFYEYSLKLLRYSNTTTLASWVRADWMFYSSHPALFLSTYLGHGLLIDYFEKKRRRNINNDEVNANNLEWLSSLWDWYTSYLFHPIASFQNFPVESDWDEDPDLFLERLAFPDLWLHPLIPTDYIKNLPMWRFKCLGFQSEEEMSEGSQDIENDSDSESTDTLSSEKEVFEDKLSIIHSSPGRASHCDAEACSCANKYCQTSPYERKGRSYGSYNANEDMEPDWLTWPADMLHCTECVVCLENFENGCLLMGLPCGHVFHQNCIVMWLAGGRHCCPVCRWPSYKKKQPYAQHQPLSNDFPS, from the exons ATGGAAGGTGAGCTTTATTCCGCACTCAAAGAAGAAGAAGCATCTGAATCTGTTTCTAGTACCAATTTCAGTGGTGAAATGCACTTCTATGAGCTTGTAGAAGACACAAAAGATGGCATCTGGCTGGTTCAG GTCATCGCAAATGACAGAAGTCCTTTGGTGGGTAAAATCCACTGGGAGAAAATGGTGAAAAAGGTGTCAAGATTTGGAATACGTACAGGCACATTTAACTGCTCCAATGACCCCAG ATACTGCAGGAGAAGAGGCTGGGTTCGATCCACACTCATTATGTCTGTTCCACAAACGAGTACTTCCAAAGGGAAAGTCATGCTTAAGGAGTACAGTGGGCGCAAGATAGAAGTAGAGCACATTTTTAAGTGGATAACTGCTCACGCAGCTTCTCGGATCAAAACCATTTATAATGCTGAACGcttgaaagaagaatggaataaaAGTGATCAATATTGGGTAAAAATATACCTATTTGCAAACCTGGACCAACCGCCAGCTTTCTTCTCTGCACTAAGCATAAAGTTTACTGGAAgagttgagtttatttttgtaaatgtggAAAAGTGGGACAACAAGAGTTATATGACAGATATCGGTGTCTATAACATGCCATCATACATACTTAGAACTCCTGAAGGAATTTACAGATACGGAAACCACACAGGCGAGTATATATCTCTTCAGGCCATGGATTCATTTTTGCGCTCCTTACAACCTGAAGTAAATGATTTGTTCGTTTTGAGCTTGGTTCTTGTTAACCTTATGGCTTGGATGGACTTATTTATCACACAAGGAGCTACCATCAAGCGATTTGTGGTTCTCATAAGCACTTTAGGGACCTATAATTCTCTTTTAATTATCTCCTGGCTACCTGTGTTGGGCTTTTTACAGCTCCCTTACTTAGATAGCTTTTATGAATATAGCTTAAAATTGTTGAGATATTCCAATACCACCACATTGGCTTCATGGGTAAGGGCAGACTGGATGTTTTATTCCTCACACCCAGCCTTGTTTCTTAGTACATACCTTGGACATGGTTTACTAATCGATTACTTTGAGAAGAAGAGACGGCGCAACATCAACAATGATGAAGTCAATGCCAATAACTTAGAATGGTTATCAAGTCTATGGGACTGGTATACCAGCTACCTCTTCCACCCGATTGCTTCTTTCCAGAACTTTCCTGTAGAATCTGATTGGGACGAAGACCCTGACTTGTTCTTGGAGCGATTAGCTTTCCCCGATCTTTGGCTTCACCCCCTGATACCGACTGATTATATAAAAAACTTGCCAATGTGGCGATTTAAATGTCTTGGATTCCAGTCTGAAGAGGAAATGTCGGAGGGTTCTCAAGATATTGAGAATGACTCAGACAGTGAGAGCACAGACACTTTGAGCAGTGAGAAGGAAGTATTTGAAGATAAACTGAGCATCATTCACAGTTCTCCAGGAAGAGCAAGTCACTGTGATGCTGAGGCTTGTTCCTGTGCCAATAAATATTGTCAGACCAGCCCTTATGAAAGGAAGGGGCGGTCCTATGGATCATATAACGCTAATGAAGATATGGAACCTGATTGGTTAACTTGGCCTGCTGATATGCTGCACTGTACTGAATGTGTTGTATGCCTAGAGAATTTTGAAAATGGATGTTTGCTAATGGGGTTGCCTTGTGGTCATGTGTTCCATCAGAATTGCATTGTGATGTGGTTAGCTGGGGGCCGACACTGTTGCCCTGTCTGCCGGTGGCCTTCTTATAAAAAAAAGCAGCCATATGCACAACACCAGCCCTTGTCAAATGACTTCCCATCTTAA